AGGCCTGGCAGATGATCTGCCAGACCAGGGCGCCGGCGCCATTGTTCCGCTCGAAGGCCTTGATCCACGTGTCGAAGACGGGCGCCGGGTTATTGCTGAAGCCGAACTCCCCGACGACCAGAGGCTTGCCGAGCCGGCGGGCGACCCGGATGTGGTCGGTGATCCAGGTGCTACCGCCGGTGACCCCGAGGCTCCAGTATTCGGGGTAGAGATGGATGGAGCCGAAGCTGATGTTCGGGTCGGCGGTGTTCGCCGTGAAGGCGACCCCCGACGAGCCGTTGAAGAGCCAGCCCTGGTTGTTGTACGCGGCCATCGAGCTGTACCCGGCCGCCGTGATGTCGAAGCCCTCCTCGCCGGTGGTGATCATGTGCCGGCGGTCGAGCGCGCGCACGTAGGCCGCCATCTCCGCCACCCAGCGCCGGATGGTCCGGCCGCTCCGGTCTCCCGAGCGAGGCTCGTTGGCCAGCTCCCAGGCGAAGACCGTGGGGTCATCCCGGTACACCCGGTGGTTCACGGTGTTGACGCGGGTCAGCAGATGCTTGACGTAGCTCTTGTAGAGCTGCCGGCACCTGGCGTTGCTGTAGAAGGCGTCGACGGAGGCCCCGGGGGCACACCAGCGGACGTATTGGGGCATGCCGCCGTAGTCTCCCCAGTAGTTGACGAGGGAGAGGAGGAGGCGGACGCCGGAGCGGTCAGCCTGATCGAGGATGTAGTCCAGCTTGCGGAAGGCCGCTTCGTTGTACACGCCGGCGGCCGGCTGGAGCGCCACCCCGGCCCCGGTGCCGTCGAGGAAGGCCCAGGTGCGGAGCACCGTGAAGCCGAGCCGCTTGGCCATGGCCATGGTCTGGACGGTATGGGCCGTCGATCCATCGGCGGCGGCGTCGAGCATGAAGTAGGCATTGGTGCCGACGAAGTGGAAGGGCGCGCCACGCAGAACGAAGCGACCGCTCTGGGCCGTGACGATACCGGAGTTGGCCGCCTCCGCCGAGCTCGCGGCCAGGCCGAGGGTCACCGCCACGCTGAAGGCGCCGGCCAGGAGCGCGAGGCGCCGCACGGTTCGTCCGAAAACCTGCCTTCCCATATGTCCCCCTCATTGCTTACGTGATGTTACTTAGAGAACCTTCCCCGGGGGAGCGACCCCGAGGATCGCGGGGGACTAGGCAGGAAGCGTGCCACGCCCGAATCGGACTCGGGCGGACACGAAAGACCGACCGTGAAGACGAGGGGTTCGACGGCAGATCCGGGCGGATTGCCGTGCGGCGTGCCCGAGGGATCCGTGGGAGGAGAGCACCCGAGACTAGGGTGCGAGGTGCAGGGGTTCGCGCGCCCCGGCCGCGGCGTCTTCCTTGGCGCCGGGTCGCTGCGCGAGACCGCGCGCGACGGCGTCGAGGAGCTCCGCGTTCCGGAACGGCTTACGAAGAACGGCGAAGGCGCCCAGGCGCTCCGCGGCGGTGCCGAGGCTCGAGGCCGCGAGGCACGAGATGAGGACCACCGGCAGATCCTGGGCGAGGGCCCGGACCACCTCGAGGGCGACGAGCCCGTCGAGCCGGGCCAGGTGGAGGTCGAGCACGAGCAGGTCCGGCGACATCCGCATGACGGCGCTCACCGCTTCGATCCCGTCGGCGGCCAGCGCCGTGTCGTAGGCGGCGTCCCGGAGGACGCAGCTCAGCACGTTCCGGAGCTCGGGCTGGCTCTCCGCGATGAGGATGGCCGGGCGACGCGAATCGGGGTGCGCCACGACGCGTGCACAAGGCAGGAAGCGTGCCACGCCCGCCTCGAGCCGCCCGGGGAGGGGAAAGCGCCCGCCAGGCAAGGCGTTCGCGCCCCTGCCGCCGGCTGCCCGCCCCGAGCCCGCGGGGCCCGAATGGGAGTCCGGCACCCCAATCTATGGTCGGGAGCGGAGGCATGGGGTCCGGTAGCTCTTACGGGACTCCCCCTAGGTGTCAGTCGGAGTCATCCGGCGCCGACCACTGGAGCGCGTGGTGCCCGGCGGGGCCCGCTGCTGGACATCCAGCGCCGGGTACGGTAGGTTGAGGGTCCGCATGCGTCGGCCCGCGACATGGTAGGACGGTCCCTGGTCCAGCGCGGCGCGGCCGTGGCCGCCGCCGCGCTCCTGGTGGCGTGGGCGCCGGCACCGGAGGCCGCCGGGTTCTGGCTGCCGGCAGACATCGGCAGCAACGACCCCCAGGTGGTGCTGGCGATCGGCGACAGCATCACGGTCGGAGTCCTCGGCGACGGCGCCTGCGACACCGGCCACTGCCACGTCGCCGACCGGCCCTACCCGACGGTGCTTCTGAGCCTGCTGACGCCCCGGCATCCCGGACTCCGGATGCTCAACCACGGCCGGGGCGGCGAGACCACGGGTGACGGGGTCGGACGGCTCCGGGACCTCCTCATCCAGAACCGCCCCCTCTTCGTCCTCATCATGGAAGGGACCAACGACGCCAACGTCGGACGGGATCCCGGCGAGATCGTGGGTCATCTCCGGGAGATGGTCCGTCTCGTCAAGGCCAACTCTTCGATCCCGATCCTGGCGGCGATCGTGCCGAATTTCACCGATCCCGACGCGCAATCGATCACCGAGGCGGTCAACGCGCGCTTGCCGGAGATGGCTCAGGAAGAAGGGGTGCGCTTCGTCAACACCTTCGCCGCGATGAACGACCAGAGCCTCTTCGGCCCCCAGGACCTCCTTCACCCCAACCAGCGTGGCTACGAGGTGCTGGGCGCGGCGTGGGCGCAGGCGGTGAGCGACGCGATCGTCGCCTCACGCGCCCTGCTGGGGGGCGTCTCCGTGGCGGGCGGCCGTCTCAGCGGAGATCCGACGTCCTTCCAGGTGATCGCGGGCTCGGGCGCCGGGGGCTCGGCGCGCGTGCGGACGTTCCGCACCGACAACCGGCCCTTCGGCCCGACCTTCATGCCGTATCCCGCCGCGTTCCTCGGCGGCGTGCGGGTGGCCGCCTGCGATTTCGACCGTGATGGGCGCGACGAGATCGTGATGGGCGCGGCCCCGGGTGGCGGTCCACAGGTCCTCGTCTTCAAGCTGGGGGCCGACGGCCGGCCGATCAGCGTGCTGGCCAGCTTCTTCCCCTTTCCGCTCACGTTCACGGGCGGCGTCGCCGTCGCCTGCGGAGACCTCGACCGCGACGGGATTCCCGAGATCGTGGTGGCGGCCGGCCGGGGTGCCGCCCCGCAGGTGCGGGCGTTTCGCTACGTCCCGAGGGCGCCCGGCGGGGTGGTGGCGCTGCCCGTGAACTTCGCCCCGTTTCCGCTCTCGTTCCAGGGCGGGGCCACGGTGGCGGTCGCCGATCTGGACGGAGACCGCCGCGCCGAGATCATCGTGGGCGCGGGACCGGGCGGGCTTCCGCAGGTCCGGGTGTTCCGGTACGCGCCCGGTGCGGTGGGGGGTGTCGTGGACTACGGCCTGAGCTTCCTGGCCTACGTCCCCCAGTTCACGGGCGGCGTGTTCGTGGCCGCCGGGGACCTCGACGGCGACGGCCGGGCCGAGCTCGTGACCGGTGCCGGCCGCGGGGGCCTGCCCCGCGTGCGCGTCTTCGGCCGGGCGTCGAGCGGGCGGGTCACGGAGCGGGCCAGCTTCCTGGCGTATCCCCAGACGTTCCCGGGCGGCGTGTTCGTGGGAATCGCCGGGCAGCAGATCCTCACGGGCGCCGGCCCCGGCGGCTGGGCTCAGGTGCGCGGCTTCACCATGACCGGCGCGCCGACCGGGACGAGCTTCATCGCCTACTGAAAGAGGTGGCGCCGGCCGCGCCCGCGCTCGGCCGCGGGCGGATTCTCACCCGCAGCGCCGCTCGCGGGAGGTACCATAGACCGCATGCGATGGACCATCGGCACTCTCCTGATCGTGATGGCGCTGGCGGTCTCGAGCCGGGGCATGGCCGGCGCCGCTCGTGTCCGGGTCGAGGGCGGTCTGGTCTCGGCGTCGTTCGAGGCCGTGCCGGCCCCCGAGGCGCTCGACGCCATCCGGCGGGCCACCGGAGTGGAGCTCGTGCTCCCACCCGCGATCCGCGGCAAAACCCTGACGTTCAGCGCGGAGCAGCTTCCCCTCGAGCCCTTTTTGCGCCGCGTGCTCGACGCCCTGGACCTCGGGGGGTTTGCCCTCGTCTACGAGCCGAACGGCGACGCGGGGCGCCTGATCGTCGTCGGCCGAGGCGCGCGGGGCGCCGCCTCGGCGGTCACCTCACCGGCCGCGGCCGATCCCGATGTCGAGATCCCCCGGTACATCCCGGAGACGGAGGTACCCGTCTACATCCCGCCCGCGACGCCGCCGGTCTACATCCCGCCCGCGTCGGAGCCGGTCTACATCCCTCCGGACACCGAGCCGCAGTACATCCCCCCGTCAGAGTAGACCGGACCGCGGGGCGGCGTCGGGTCGTCGAGGACCCGCGTGCCCCGGGCGGGCACCGGCGCCCTCAGCGAGCCGGCCGGATCGTGAACGGGAACTCGCTCTCGACGACGTGGCCGTCGACGGACAGGACGCGGAACTTCACGCGGTAGGTTCCGGGCTCGAGCGGGGGCAACGAGACCGACAGCTTCGTCTGGTCATCGGGGCCGAGCCGCACGTCCTTGAGGTCGACCTGCTTGCCCTGGGGGTCCCAGACCGACACCCGGGAGAACCCGGGCTCGAGGCGCTCGTTGAACCAGAGCTGAACCCGGGCCGGAGGCCGGCTGAGGACGGCGCGGCGCGCGGGTGCCGACTTGAGCAGCTGCGCATGGCTCCATGCCGCGGTGGGCGAAACCAGGAGCCAGATGAGGACGCCGGTGGTGCCCAGCGCGCGAATCCTCACTCGGGTCTCGCCCTCCTCACCGACTCTTCGGCGCGCCGACGCCTCGCCCAGCTGCCGCGGGTCGGTGTTCCACTCCGAGCGCGCGGGCTTGCCCGCGCGACCCTTCGGTCTGGGAGGGGCCGTCGAGGCCCCCTCCCATGATCTAGTAGGCGAGGAAGCTCGTGCCCAGGGCGGCGCCGGCGCCGGTGAAGCCCCGGACCTGCGGGAGGCCCCCGGCGCCGGCGCCGGTGAAGATCCTGCCGCCCCCGACGGTCACGCGGACGCCGCCGGTGAAGTTCGCCGGGTAGGCGAAGAACGTCACCCCGTTGGCGACACCCCGGCCGCTGAAGACGCGGACGTTGGGACCGCCGCCGCTTCCGGCGCCCGTCACGATCTCGGCAACGCCATCGCCGGTCACGTCGCCGGCCGCGACGAAGACGCCGCCGGCGAAGCGGCTATCGTAGGCGAAGAAGTTGGCGGTGTTCACGAGCCCACCGCCGGCGAGCTTGAAGACGCGAACCTGTGGGCTCCCCCCGGGGCCGGCGCCGACGATGATCGAGGCGCGGTCGCTGCCGTCCACGTTCCCGGCCGCGACGCGGACGCCGCCGGTGAAGGCCTGGGCGAAGGCGAGGAATTCTCGGACGGGAACGACGCCGCCGGGGCTTCCGGGGGCGAGATGGAAGACCCGGACGTGGGGCCAGCCGCCCGCGTCGGCCCCCGTGATCAGATCGGGCACGCCGTCCCCGTCGACGTCGCCGCAGGCCACGTAGACGCCGCCTCTGAAGGTCGTCGTATAGGGGAAGAAGCTGGCCAGGACGGCGAGGCCGTCGGGGGTGCGCTTGAACACCTGGACGTGGGGGCCGCCCCCGGGGCCGGCGCCGGTCACGATTTCGGCTGCGCCGTCCCCGTCGAAGTCGCAGGCGGCGACCCGGACCCCGCCGGTAAAGCGGGCGTTATAGGCGAGGAAGCTCAGGCCGAAGTCCGAGTTGTCGGTGCCGAACGTGCGCACCAGCGGACCGCGTCCGAAGCCGGGGCCGGTGACGATCTCGGTGCCGCCCGCCCCGTCGAGGTCGGCCGCGGCCAGGAACACCCCTCCGGCGAAGGGCGTCTCGATCCGATAGACGATGCCGTCGAGGTGGTTGTTGATGTAGAGCTCGCCGCCTTCGTCCTCGCCGAAGGAGGTGCTGTGGAAGTCCACCCGGAGGAGCTCGGTGGCCGTCCAGCGGCCCTGGGCATCGGGGGTGGCGCCCCAGATCTGGCCCGTGCAGAGATCGGAGAAGAAGTAGATCCCGGTCAGGGCCGGGAACAGTCGGCCGCGGTACCGATACCCCCCATTGATCGAGCGCCCGCCGACCTCGCAGTGGCCGAGGTGGTGCGGCGCGGGAAGCTCGGCGCCCTTGAGGGGGACGTGGGCGTACTCGAGAATGGGCAGCTTGAAGGTGCCGTTGTTGCAGTTGGTGGGGGGCTGGAAGCACAGCGTCCCTTCCATCGGCCGCCAGCCGTAGTTCTCCCCGCCGCGGCTCGAGGCCGGCTGGAAATCCACCTCTTCCCGGCGGACTTCACCGACGTCGCCGATGAACATGTCGCCGGTCTGGCGGTCGAAGGTGAATCGCCACGGATTGCGGAGCCCCCAGGCCCAGATCTCCCCCCGCGCCCCCCGCGTCCCCACGAAGGGGTTGCTGGGCGGGATGGCGTAGGGGGAGCCGTGGTCCACGTCGATGCGCAGGATCTTGCCGTGGATGACTCCCAGGTTCTGGGCGTTGTTCGTTCGGTCGCCCGGCAGCCCGCCGTCCCCGATCGAGATGTAGAGGAAGCCGTCCCGGCCGAACTGGACCTGGCCACCCTGGTGGATGGTCGTGGGATTCGGAAGGTCGATGAGCGTCAGCGCCGAGGCGGGATCCGCCACGTTGGGGTCCCCGGCCGAGACGCGGTAGCGGGCGATGATGATGTGCCCGGCGGTGTTGACGTAGTGGACGTAGAAGAAGCCGGTGCTCGCGTAGCGCGGATGAAAGGCGACGCTGAAGAAGCCGCGGGTCCCGTCGATGAAGCCGACCTGGCCGCTGATGTCGAGGAAGGGCGTCGGCAGCACCCGGGTGCCGTCGAAGACGAGGATCTGCCCCCGGAGCCCGGAGATGAACAGCCGGCCGGAGCCGTCGC
This genomic interval from Candidatus Methylomirabilota bacterium contains the following:
- a CDS encoding copper resistance protein CopC, coding for MRIRALGTTGVLIWLLVSPTAAWSHAQLLKSAPARRAVLSRPPARVQLWFNERLEPGFSRVSVWDPQGKQVDLKDVRLGPDDQTKLSVSLPPLEPGTYRVKFRVLSVDGHVVESEFPFTIRPAR
- a CDS encoding response regulator: MARFLPCARVVAHPDSRRPAILIAESQPELRNVLSCVLRDAAYDTALAADGIEAVSAVMRMSPDLLVLDLHLARLDGLVALEVVRALAQDLPVVLISCLAASSLGTAAERLGAFAVLRKPFRNAELLDAVARGLAQRPGAKEDAAAGAREPLHLAP
- a CDS encoding cellulase family glycosylhydrolase; translated protein: MGRQVFGRTVRRLALLAGAFSVAVTLGLAASSAEAANSGIVTAQSGRFVLRGAPFHFVGTNAYFMLDAAADGSTAHTVQTMAMAKRLGFTVLRTWAFLDGTGAGVALQPAAGVYNEAAFRKLDYILDQADRSGVRLLLSLVNYWGDYGGMPQYVRWCAPGASVDAFYSNARCRQLYKSYVKHLLTRVNTVNHRVYRDDPTVFAWELANEPRSGDRSGRTIRRWVAEMAAYVRALDRRHMITTGEEGFDITAAGYSSMAAYNNQGWLFNGSSGVAFTANTADPNISFGSIHLYPEYWSLGVTGGSTWITDHIRVARRLGKPLVVGEFGFSNNPAPVFDTWIKAFERNNGAGALVWQIICQACQNYGGFSTIYPPTTAVSYVLGSAAARANRKSLSPLPTTEATQDAPTDD
- a CDS encoding PQQ-dependent sugar dehydrogenase codes for the protein MGPRARLWRLGLLVGALLLGATPGNAAAAPPGITLKAVASGLPLPASITHAGDGSGRLFISGLRGQILVFDGTRVLPTPFLDISGQVGFIDGTRGFFSVAFHPRYASTGFFYVHYVNTAGHIIIARYRVSAGDPNVADPASALTLIDLPNPTTIHQGGQVQFGRDGFLYISIGDGGLPGDRTNNAQNLGVIHGKILRIDVDHGSPYAIPPSNPFVGTRGARGEIWAWGLRNPWRFTFDRQTGDMFIGDVGEVRREEVDFQPASSRGGENYGWRPMEGTLCFQPPTNCNNGTFKLPILEYAHVPLKGAELPAPHHLGHCEVGGRSINGGYRYRGRLFPALTGIYFFSDLCTGQIWGATPDAQGRWTATELLRVDFHSTSFGEDEGGELYINNHLDGIVYRIETPFAGGVFLAAADLDGAGGTEIVTGPGFGRGPLVRTFGTDNSDFGLSFLAYNARFTGGVRVAACDFDGDGAAEIVTGAGPGGGPHVQVFKRTPDGLAVLASFFPYTTTFRGGVYVACGDVDGDGVPDLITGADAGGWPHVRVFHLAPGSPGGVVPVREFLAFAQAFTGGVRVAAGNVDGSDRASIIVGAGPGGSPQVRVFKLAGGGLVNTANFFAYDSRFAGGVFVAAGDVTGDGVAEIVTGAGSGGGPNVRVFSGRGVANGVTFFAYPANFTGGVRVTVGGGRIFTGAGAGGLPQVRGFTGAGAALGTSFLAY
- a CDS encoding GDSL-type esterase/lipase family protein codes for the protein MVGRSLVQRGAAVAAAALLVAWAPAPEAAGFWLPADIGSNDPQVVLAIGDSITVGVLGDGACDTGHCHVADRPYPTVLLSLLTPRHPGLRMLNHGRGGETTGDGVGRLRDLLIQNRPLFVLIMEGTNDANVGRDPGEIVGHLREMVRLVKANSSIPILAAIVPNFTDPDAQSITEAVNARLPEMAQEEGVRFVNTFAAMNDQSLFGPQDLLHPNQRGYEVLGAAWAQAVSDAIVASRALLGGVSVAGGRLSGDPTSFQVIAGSGAGGSARVRTFRTDNRPFGPTFMPYPAAFLGGVRVAACDFDRDGRDEIVMGAAPGGGPQVLVFKLGADGRPISVLASFFPFPLTFTGGVAVACGDLDRDGIPEIVVAAGRGAAPQVRAFRYVPRAPGGVVALPVNFAPFPLSFQGGATVAVADLDGDRRAEIIVGAGPGGLPQVRVFRYAPGAVGGVVDYGLSFLAYVPQFTGGVFVAAGDLDGDGRAELVTGAGRGGLPRVRVFGRASSGRVTERASFLAYPQTFPGGVFVGIAGQQILTGAGPGGWAQVRGFTMTGAPTGTSFIAY